The genomic segment GGAACGCGCGGTCACCGCGATGGCCGAGCTCGAGCTCGAGGCCCGACAGATCCATCGTCGAAGCTGCGATGTGCAGCCGCGGCACCGCGGTCGCGACCACCGCATCACGGAGTGGCGCTTCACCGGCCAGCACGTCGTAAGTTGAAGTGTTACGATCGCGGCGGTCGATGCCGAGCCCGGTCGAGGCGTTGCCCTGCGGATCGAGATCGACAATCAGCACGCGCTCGCCGATCGCGGCCAGGGCCGTGCCGAGATTGATCGCGGTGGTGGTCTTGCCGACCCCGCCCTTCTGGTTGGCGAGCGCGATGATGCGCGGACGCCCGGGCTCTGAATTCGCCCTATCCCCTTGATAAATCTCGTCAATTACGGTCATGGCAGGTTCTTTTGGCTCGCGGTGGCGTTATGTGCGTCGTTCGATGTGGTCGATTTCGACGATCCAGCCTTGGCCACCGGTCACGCTGGCATGCAGCTTGGGCTGGAATTTCCAATATTTAGTAGCTTCCGTCAATTCTGCATCTACATCTTGACCTTTCAGGAACAGCGCCTTTGTGGTTCCGGGGGTCATCAGCGGTTCGGCAAAACCGATGAGCTGGTGTAGCGGAGCGACCGCACGGGCGGTGATGCAATCGAGTGCTTGTGGGAATCTATCCACGTTATCCCCGATGTCCGCGAGAATGACTGTGCCCGGAGCGCCCGCGACGCGGAGCGCCTCGCGCAGGAACGCGGCCTTCTTGGCAATCCTCTCCACCAACGTGACGTGTCCACCGACGTCCGCCATCGCGCAGGCCAGTACCACACCGGGAAACCCGCCTCCCGATCCGAAGTCGAGCCATCGCCGGGCATGCGGCATCAGACTGACCAGCTGCAGCGAATCCGCGATGTGCCGGGTCCAAAGCTGCGGCAGGGTCGAGGGAGCGACCAGATTGGTCTTAGCCTGCCATTGCTGCAGTAGCACGACATAGGCATCGAGGCGGGCTTCGAGCGCCGACGAGATTGGGATGAGCTTCAGCGCCGCCGCTTTGTCAGCGTCGAGATCTGAGACGGAAACGAGAGGTCTGGCAGCGCGCTGCATGGAACTTCACTGCGGGGGAGACGGCCGTGGAGGCCTTTTTAGATTATATTCTCGCAAACCGATTCCGACCACCGAATACGGCACCGATCTGCAATCGACGGCTAGAGTTTCACGTGAAACACGACGGAGCCGAGAGGTGGAGGTGTTTCACGTGAAACGCTGGTTGCCACCCTACCCCGTCGATTTCCGCTTCCGTTGTTCACGCCGCAGATAGGCGGCGAGAATTCCGAGGGCCGCTGGCGTGATGCCGTCGAGCCGACCCGCCTGCCCAACGGTGTGTGGGCGATGCCGCTCCAGCCGCGTGCGAGCCTCGTTCGACAGACCGGGGACCGCCGCGTAATCGACATCGGTAAGCCCGAGACTTTCGTCCCGACGAAACGCCTCGACGTCTGCGGTCTGGCGCTCCAGATAGACATGATATTTGGCGTCGATCTCGACATGCACCGCGATCGCCGGATCGACCTTTCCAAGCTCCGGCCATATCGCGCGAACCTGAGCCCACTCGATTTCCGGATAGGACAACAGATCGAACGCGGAGCGGCGCTGGCCATCCCGGTTCAGTGCCAGTCCGTGCTTGGCTGCTTCGTTCGGGGTGATCGACAGCGATTGGGCAAGCGCTTTCGCGTCAGAAAGTGCGACCATTTTGTCCTGATGGAAGGCCGACCGCTCCACCCCGACGCAACCGAGTGCTAGGCCCTTGTCGGTCAGACGCTGGTCGGCGTTGTCGGCTCGAAGGGTCAGGCGATACTCGGCCCGAGAGGTGAACATCCGGTACGGCTCGGTGATGCCGCGGGTCACCAGATCGTCGATCATCACGCCGAGGTAGCCGTCGGCGCGATCGAACACCGCCAGATCGCCACCTCCCGCGGACAATGCCGCGTTGAGCCCAGCGACCAGACCCTGGGCTGCCGCCTCTTCATAACCGGTGGTGCCATTGATCTGCCCGGCCAGGAACAGCCCGCGCAGCCGCTTGGTCTGCAGCGTCGGCTCCAATTCCCGCGGATCGACGTGATCGTATTCGATCGCGTATCCCGGACGGAGCATTTCGGTTCGCTCCAGCCCCGGAATGGTCTTCAGGATTGCCCGCTGCACCTCTTCGGGAAGCGACGTTGAGATCCCGTTGGGATAGACGGTCGGGTCATCAAGCCCTTCCGGCTCCAGGAAGATCTGGTGGCCGTCGCGATCGCCGAATTTGACGATCTTGTCCTCAATCGAGGGGCAATAACGCGGCCCAGTCGATTGGATCTGCCCGGAATACATCGGCGAGCGATGCACATTGGCGCGGATCACCTCATGGGTGGCCGGCGTCGTCCGGGTGATGCCGCATTCGATCTGCGGCGTGGTGATTGCCGGCGTCAGGACCGAAAACGGTTCCGCCGGATCATCGCCAGGCTGCATTTCGACGGCGCTCCAGTCGATTGTCCGGCCGTCCAGACGTGGCGGAGTTCCGGTTTTGAGGCGACCGAGCTTAAATCCGAGCGCTTCGAACGACGATGAAAGCCCCATCGCTGGGGCCTCGTCGATCCGGCCAGCGGGCCAGCTTCGCTCGCCGAGGTGAATGAGGCCGCGCAGAAAGGTCCCGGTCGTAATGACGACCGCCGCGGCAGCAAACTCCCGGCCGTCGCCGAGCCGAATGCCGCTCACACGGCCGTCCTGCCATAGCAGCGCGTCGGCCTCCCCTTCGATCACCGACAAATTCGGAAAGCCCTGGATCGCGGTCTGCATCGCGGCCGCATATAGCTTGCGATCAGCCTGCGCCCGCGGGCCGCGGACCGCGGGGCCTTTACGGCGGTTCAGCATCCGAAACTGAATGCCGCCGGCGTCGGCGACCCGGCCCATCAGCCCATCCAAGGCATCCACTTCGCGGACCAGATGACCTTTGCCCAACCCTCCGATCGCCGGATTGCAGGACATCGCACCTACGGTGGCAAAACGATGGGTAACGAGGGCAGTAGCCGCGCCGATCCGGGCAGCCGCAGCCGCAGCTTCGCAGCCGGCATGGCCGCCGCCGATGACGATGACGTCGAAAGAGGTACGCATGGTGGGGTTGTAGCTCAGCTCCGGGGAGCTTTGAAGGCGAGTTCGCCGATCTTGATACCGGCTGAACCTCACCGAACTGTTTCACGTGAAACAGCCGAGCCCAAATCCCGATAGCGTGGTTAACCTTTCGTTACCACCGGCTGACCGGCCGAGACCCGAGCAAGCCTATTTGCCAATGCAGAACCGGCCGAAGATCTCACCAAGGACATCCTCGACGTCGACCCGCCCGAGCAATCGGCCGAGACTGTGAGCCGAAGCGCGGAGTTCTTCGGCGACGATTTCTTCGGCCAGTCCCGGCACGAGGCTGCGTGTCAGCGATGCCGCAGCATCGGCGAGCAACCGCCGATGGCGGTCGCGCGTGATCAATCCGGCTTCTGCGGACCCGAAATACTGCGCAGCAAATTGCGTCAGTTCGCGCAGCAAATCCGCAAACCCCTCGCCGGTCGTGGCCGAAATCCGGAAACCGGGCTCTGACGGGCCGGATTCTGCCACCTCGCCGGTCGCCAAATCGATCTTATTCCGGACCCGCCAGACTTCCGGTCCGCTGACATCGGGATCCGAAGCATCCGTGGTCGTGCTCAGCCACAGAACAAGGTCCGCCGAAGCGGCTCGCGAGCGGGCGCGTCGCATACCCTCCTGCTCGACCGGATCGTCACTGTCTCGCAGTCCCGCCGTATCGATCACCGTCACCGGATAGCCGTCGAGATCGAGCTGGATTTCGATCACATCCCGGGTGGTGCCAGCATGCGGCGAGACGATCGCCACCTCGCGGCGCGCCAGGCGATTGATCAGAGTGGACTTGCCGACGTTCGGCGGCCCGGCGATCGCCACCACCATCCCGTCGCGAAGCTTTTCGCCCCGGCCCTGCTCGGCCAAGACCTCGGCGATCTCTGCCGACAGCTCGGCGATCTTCGCCCGCGCCGGCCCCATCAGCTCGTCGGCAACGTCGCCTTCGTCGGAAAAGTCGATCCCTGCTTCGACCAGTGCCAGTGCCTCGATGATCTGGTCGCGCCATCGCCGCGCCCGGTCGCCCAGCACGCCGCCAAGTTGGCGGAGCGCCTGCCGACGCTGCGCGTCGGTGTCCGCATGGATCAGATCGTCAAGACCTTCGGCTTCGGTCAGGTCGAGCTTGCCGTTTTCGAATCCACGCCGGGTAAACTCGCCCGGCTCCGCCGGCCGCACGCCTTCGAATGCCGAGAGGGTCTTGATCAGCGCCGCCGCCACTGCACGGCTACCGTGGATGTGCAATTCGGCAACGTCTTCGCCGGTAGCGGACGCAGGCGCCGGAAACCACAACGCCACGCCGTCATCGATCAGATCACCATCGCGGCTCCGAAGATCACAGCGTACCGCGCGCCGGGGCGGCGGTAATGATCCGGTCAGCGCCGTCAGCACTTCACCCGCTCGCGATCCGGAAACACGCACGATTGCGATCGCCGACGGCAGCGGTCCGGTCGCAAGGGCGAAGATGGTCTGATCGCTCGGATGCATGGCGCTGTCTTGCCGAGGCGCTGTTCCGAACGCAAACAAAAAGGGCGCCCCGTGGGGGCGCCCTTGATGGCCGGCTATTCAACTCGCTCAGGTGTTCATCGAGTCGAAGAATTCCGAGTTGTTCTTGGTGTTGCGCAGCTTGTCGAGCAGGAACTCGATCGCGTCCATCGTCCCCATCGGGTTGAGGATACGGCGCAGCACGTACATCTTCTTCAACAGCTGCGGGTCGGTGATCAGCTCTTCCTTGCGGGTACCGGACCGCGAGATGTCGATCGCCGGGAACGTGCGCTTGTCGGCAACCTTGCGGTCGAGGATCAACTCCGAGTTGCCGGTGCCCTTGAACTCTTCGAAGATCACTTCGTCCATGCGCGAGCCGGTGTCGACCAGCGCGGTGGCGATGATGGTGAGCGACCCACCCTCTTCGATGTTACGGGCGGCGCCGAAGAATCGCTTCGGCCGCTGCAGCGCGTTGGCGTCCACACCGCCGGTCAGCACCTTACCCGAAGACGGTACCACCGTGTTGTAGGCCCGGCCGAGGCGGGTGATCGAGTCGAGCAGGATGACGACGTCGCGGCCGTGTTCGACCAGGCGCTTGGCCTTCTCGATCACCATCTCCGCGACCTGGACGTGGCGAACCGCCGGCTCGTCGAAGGTCGAGGAAATCACCTCACCCTTCACCGAGCGCTGCATGTCGGTGACTTCTTCGGGCCGCTCGTCGATCAGCAGCACGATCAGATAGCACTCTGGGTGATTCGCCGTGATCGAGTGTGCGATGTTCTGCATCAGCACGGTCTTACCGGTGCGCGGCGGCGCGACGATCAGAGCGCGCTGGCCCTTGCCGATTGGGGCAACGATGTCGATGACGCGGGCCGACAGATCCTTGCGGGTGGGATCGTCGATCTCGAGCCGGAAGCGTTCATCCGGAAACAGCGGCGTCAGGTTGTCGAAATTGACCTTGTGCTTCGACTTCTCGGGATCCTCGAAGTTCAGCGAGTTGACCTTGAGCAGCGCGAAGTAGCGTTCGCCTTCCTTCGGGCTGCGGATGTGGCCTTCGATGGTGTCACCGGTGCGCAGGCCGAAGCGGCGGATCTGCGAGGGCGAAACGTAAATGTCGTCCGGACCGGGAAGGTAGTTGGCATCCGGCGAGCGCAAGAAGCCGAAACCATCGGACAGCACCTCGACGACGCCTTCGCCGATGATGTCGGTCTCTTTGGCCGACAACTGCTTGAGGCAGGCGAACATCAGCTCCTGCTTGCGCATCGTGCTGGCGTTCTCGACCCCGAGCTCTTCCGAAAACGAAACGAGTTCGGCCGGCGTCTTGGCCTTCAGGTCTTGAAGTTTGATTTCCCGCATGGGGGTGGTCCTGTGGAAACGAGACTGGGGATTCGTCAGCGGAAGAAAAAGCGGGAGGAAATAACCGGAGTCCGCAGGTCTTCAGGTCGACGGTGTCTTGAGCAAGGAAGGTGCGGGAGGTTTCAGACCCGATGCGGCGGCCGGTTCAAAAGGAACCTGATCGCAACCACATTCGCCTGCTTTAGGTGGGACGAATGCCAGTATAGAAAATCCGTTGCGTCCACGCAAGACGATCGACGCCGTACCGAAATCAGTGCCGTCAGAACGGCTTGACGATCACGAACAGTACCGCCGCGATCATCAGAAGCGTCGGTATCTCATTGATAATACGGTAGAATTTATGAGACCGGGTATTCCGGTCAGCGGCGAAGTCACGCACATAGCGGCCGAGCAGCAGATGAATCACGGTCATCAGCACGACCGCGGCGAGCTTGGCGTGAAACCAGCCCGAGGTGAAATAGCTCTGCTCCCAGGCGATCGCCAGACCAGCGACCCACGCGACCATCATGGCCGGATTCATGATCGCCCGGTACAGCCGGCGTTCCATGATCTTGAAGGTCTCGGACTGGGTCGATCCGACTTCGGCGGTGCAGTGGTAGACGAACAATCGCGGCATATACAGCATGCCGGCCATCCAGGAGATCACCGCCACCACGTGCAGGGTCTTCACCCACGGATAGACATCCACCCAGTCGATCATTCGATCTTCCATTCCGCTGTGCCGCGAAGCTGTCAGACGATCCGGAACGCAGGACCTGCATCGCGCGTTGATCGAATGCTCGAATGCGGAGATTTCCGCAAGCGCCAGCTTTCTTATCAATATTTATAGATTCTTAGGGTTTGAGTCTAAGTGACCGTGGATTGGACTCACCCAACAGCATTCCAAAGTTCTTCCGCACCTGCCCACATCTTCACAGTCGTCCCCAACTGCTGGTCTGTTCGTCGGGCGCTTGCAGGATCAGAGGGTTGCGCCGGGTCGTCGCCGCATTACCGAGAGACAAATCCACATTCACCCGCTAACCTCATCGCGATCCCGAAATGCTCTTCTCACCCGACGCCTGTGAAGAAAAAGCCGGGTTATCCCGAGCCCGACGGCCGTGGCTCCGCTTTGGTGCGATTCTCGGCCCGTTGTTCACAGGTTACACAGGGCCACGATGCTGACCGACGGCAGCTACTTTCACCTTCATCTGGTCTCCGACTCGACCGGCGAAACTCTGATCACGGTGTCCCGGGCCGTGACGGCGCAATACGCCAACGTCACTCCGGTCGAACATGTCTATCCCTTGGTGCGCAGCCAGAAGCAGCTCGATCGCGTGCTGCAGGAAATCGAAGAAGCGCCCGGCATCGTCCTGTTCACGCTGCTGGAGACCGAATTGGTCAATCGGCTCGAAGCGAAGTGCCAGGAGATCAACAGCCCGAGCCTGTCGATCATCGGTCCGGTGATGCAACTGTTCGAAGCCTATCTCGGCGCGTCGACCATGGGCCGGGTCGGTGCGCAGCACACGCTCAATGCCGAATATTTCCAGCGCATCGACGCGTTGAACTATTCGATGATGCACGACGACGGCCAGCACGTCGAAGGGCTTGAAGAAGCCGATGTGGTGCTCGTCGGCGTATCGCGGACCTCGAAGACGCCGACCTCGATCTATCTGGCCAATCGCGGCATCCGCACCGCCAATGTGCCGCTGGTCGCCGGCATTCCGATTCCGCATCAGCTCGAGACGCTGAAGAAGCCGTTGGTGGTCAGCCTGCACGCGTCGCCGGAACGTTTGATCCAGGTGCGGCAGAATCGGCTTCTCAGTCTCGGCGCCGGTACGGGCAACGACTCTTATATTGATCGCCAGGCGGTGACCGACGAGGTGCTGCTGGCGCGTAAGCTCAGCGCCAAATATGGCTGGTCGCTGCTCGACGTCACCCGGCGGTCGATCGAGGAAACTGCTGCGGCGATCATGAAACTGCTTGCCGATCGGCAGCGCCAGAAGGTGCCGGAATGACGCTGTGGCTCGGGCCGCAGCCGCTGGTGCTGGCTTCGCAGAGCCGCGCCCGGCAGACTGTGCTCGCCAATGCCGGAATTCCGTTCGACGCGATTCCGGCCGACATCGATGAGCGCGGCATCGCGGAGGCCTCAGGCCTCAGCGCGCCGGGGGACATTGCCGCATTGCTGGCACAGCAGAAGGCGGCATTCGTCAGTAATTACCATCCCGGCCGACTGGTGCTTGGCGCCGATCAGACGTTGGCGCTCGGTGCGCGTGGTTTCAACAAACCCGCTGATCGTGCGGCCGCCGCCAAGCAGCTCCGCGAACTCGCCGGTCGCCGCCATGAACTGCACTCGGCGGTCGCCGTCGTCCGCAACGGCATCACGCTATTTGCCGATGTCGCCATCGCGCGGATGACGATGCGGCCGCTCACCGAGGCCGAGATCGAAGCCTATCTCGATGTCGTCGGTGACAAAGCCACCACCAGCGTCGGTGCCTATCAGATCGAAGGCGTAGGGGTGCATCTGTTCGACGGCATCCACGGTGACCATTTCACCATCCTGGGCCTGCCGCTGTTGCCGTTGCTCGGTTTTCTGCGTAGCCAGAACCTGCTGGCGGTCTGAGGCGCGGGCGACGAACCAAACAACAAGCGAGACTCAGGACCGATCGGAATCGGATCTGAAACGTCTCGTGCCGAAGAAAAGACGGAGGCGATGGAATGCTGGTGCTCGGACTGACCGGTTCGATCGGGATGGGCAAATCGACCACCGCCAAACTGTTCGCCGAAGCCGGCGTGCCGGTCTACGACGCCGACGCCACCGTGCATAAGATCTACGAAAACGAGGCGGTGCCGGCGATCGAGGCGGCGTTTCCCGGCACCACGGTCGGCGGCAAGGTCGATCGCGCGTTGCTGTCGGCAAAGGTGGTGCATGATCCGGCTGCGATGAAGCGGCTCGAGGGAATCGTGCACCCGATGCTGCGCGCCCATCACCAGCAGTTTCTCGACGATGCCGAATCATCGGGCGCGCCGGTTGCAGTGGTCGATGTCCCGCTGCTGTTCGAAACCGGCGGTGAAAAGCGCGTCGACGCGGTGGTGGTGGTGACGACCTCGCCGGAGGTGCAGCGCGAACGGATTCTCGCGCGCGACAACATGACCCCTGAAAAACTCGACGCGATTCTGGCCCGCCAGATGCCCGATGCCGAAAAGCGCAAGCGCGCGGATTTCGTGGTGGATACTTCAAACGGACTCGACCCGGTGCGGCTTCAGATCCGCGAAATCCTCGAGGCCGCTGCTAAAATGCCGCGGCGGCGCGACTGATTCGCGAAGCGACCAAGACAGCCTGATCAGAAGCGATGCGTGAAATCGTCCTCGATACCGAAACCACCGGCCTCGATCCGCTGCGCGGCGATCGGCTGGTCGAAATCGGCTGCGTCGAGATCTTCAACCGGATGCCGACCGGCCGCACCTATCATCAATACCTCAATCCCGAACGGGACATGCCGGCTGAAGCCTTTGCGGTGCATGGGCTGTCGAGCGAATTCCTCGCCGACAAGCCGCTGTTCGCACATGTGGCGGACGAGTTTCTCGAATTCATCGGTGATGCGCCGCTGGTGATTCACAACGCATCGTTCGACATCGGCTTCATCAATGCGGAGTTGTCGCGGCTGTCGCGCGCGCCGGTGCCACGCGATCGCCTGGTCGACACGCTGCTGCTCGCCCGCCGCAAGCATCCGGGCGTGTCGAACCGGCTCGACGATCTTTGCTCGCGTTACGCGATCGACAATTCGCGCCGGACCAAGCATGGCGCGTTGCTCGACGCCGAGCTGTTGGCCGAAGTCTATATCGACCTGATCGGCGCCCGGCAGTCGCAGCTCATTCTGGCCGACGTGCCGGTTGAGGTGGCCGGAGCTGCCAGCGAGAGCCGGCGCCGCCAGCGACCCGCGCCGCTGCCGAACAGGCTGACCGACGCTGACCTCGAAGCCCACCGCGCCTTCATCGCCACCATGGGCGAGAAGGCGATCTGGCCAGACTATCTGCCCGCCGGCGCCTGAGCGTTTGTCTTCCTGAAACGACAATGCCCGGCGCATCGGCCGGGCATTGCAAACGTCATGAAGTGAGCAGCGACCGGATCAGCTCGGCTGACCCTGCTGCTGGGCGCGCTCGAGGTTCTGGCGATACAGGCCGATGAAATCGACCGGATCGAGCATCAGCGGCGGGAACCCGCCGTCGCGCACCGCACTGGCGATGATCTCACGGGCAAACGGGAACAGCAGCCTGGGGCATTCGATCATGATCAGCGGATGCAGGTTTTCCTGCGGCACGTTCAGTACCCGGAACACACCCGCATAGGCCAGCTCGAAGCTGAACAGTACGCTGCTGCCGGATTCGGCCTTGCCTTCGATCGACAGCGTGACTTCGTATTCGTTCTCGCCGACGTTGTTGGCGCCGACATTAATCTGGATGTTGATCGCCGGCTGCTGCTGCTGCGGGGCGAGCGACGCCGGAGCGTTCGGATTCTCGAACGACAGATCCTTGGTGTACTGCGCCAGCACATTGAGTTGCGGAGGAGCACCCTCGGGAGGCGTGCCGTTACCGTTGGTCATCGATGGTTCTCCTGGAAGCGGATTTGGGTGGCGGCCGCCGACTTGCAGAGGGCGTCGCAACAATGGGCAGGTGCTTTGGCGAGTGGCTATCATACGCTCCCCGCGTTCCACAAGGTAGACAGAGGCTGCGACTGCCGCCCGGTTGGCGGGTGCCGAATACCGTGCCCACAGCCTGGATGTCCCGCGATGCCCCGCCGAAACCTCTCCTTAACTGCCGAGCGGTCAGGTTTTCGGGCCTCGCCCGGTTTCCGGCCGGGCCCGAACCGCGTAAGCTCGCCGGGCCACAGCTCCAAAGATCGCTGTGTGGGGGTTGCCAACCCCACCTGCTGTGCCAAAACGCGCCATTGGCGCGCCGCGGTTGATGCCTACATGGTGTGAACCGGCTCTCTGCCGCGTTGGCGCCGCGAGGCCGGAGACCAAAGCCGCGCCGGTAGCCCCGGCCCGATCAGAAAGTGAATGCGACGTGGATATTTACACCATCATCTTCTTGGCGCTCGCGGTGTTCATCTTCCTGCGTCTGCGCAACGTGCTCGGCCAGCGCACCGGCAGCGAACGGCCGCCGTTCGATCGCGCCGCCGCGCGGGATATGATTCCCGGCAAGCAGGACAACAACGTGGTTTCGATGCCTGGCACCGTGATCGACCAGGCGCCGATGGCGCCGAACGCCGACGTGGTGCCGCCCTCCGATCGCTGGAAGGGCATCGCCGAGCCGGACTCCGAGCTGGAGCACGGTCTCAACGCCATCGCTCAAAACGATTCGTCGTTCGACGCGCAACACTTCATTACCGGCGCGAAGAGCGCCTATGAGATGATTGTGATGGCGTTCGCCAATGGCGATCGTCGCTCACTGCGCGATCTGCTGTCGAGCGAGGTCTATGAGAGCTTCGACGCGGCGATCAAGGATCGCGAAAAGAACGACCTCAAGGTCGAGACCCGCTTCGTGTCGATCGAGAAGGCCGAGCTGATCAGCGCCGAGCTGCGCGATCGCACCGCGATGCTGACTCTGAAATTCGTGTCGCAGATGATCTCGGCAACCCGCGACAAGACCGGCGCGGTGGTCGACGGGTCGCCCGACAAGGTTGTCGATATCACCGACGTCTGGACCTTCGCCCGCGACACGAGCTCGCGCGATCCGAACTGGAAGCTGGTTGGGACCGGCAGCGGCACCTGACGTACGCGGCGCGCGCCGCGCCGCCCTCGCCGGCTGCGTTCTCGCAGCCGCGCTACTGTCTGTGCTGGGCGAGGCAGATGCGCGCAGCCGGCATCACCATTCCGGCGCCCGATCGGTCTCGAAATTCGCCGAGCATCACGCAAAGTATCCGCATCCGCTGTGGCCGCTGGAGATTCCGGGCGGCCAGTATTTGCCGGTCGCCTGGTCGGAAATTCACGGTTGGGACTCCGACGATCAGCTTGCGGCCCTGAAAACTTTCCGTGTGAGTTGTCGTCCAATCCTGGCGGCAGGCCGAGCGCCATTGATCGACAAGCCGCTCGGCGGCTCGTTGTGGGAGCCGTGCCATGCGGCGCGCTCGGCGCATCTGACGACGGCGGCCGAGGCGCGCGCGTTCTTCGAACAGCATTTCGTGCCGCTGCAGATCTCGCGGCTCGGCGAGCCGCTCGGCTTCGTCACCGGCTACTATGAGCCGGTGATCGAAGGCTCGCCGGTCAAGACCGACGACTACGTGGTGCCGGTGTATCGCCGGCCCTCCAACCTGTTTGTCCGCGGCTACAAGCAGGAAGCAGCCCTGCCGAATGGCGGGCCGGTGTTTCGCAAGATCGGCCGGCGCAAGCTGGTGCCGTATTACGACCGCGGAGAAATCGAAGATGGCGCAATCGACGGCCGGGGTCTCGAGATCTGCTGGCTGAAGAGTCAGACCGATCTATTGTTTGCGCAGATCCAGGGATCGGCGCGGATCAAGCTGCCCGACGGCCGGGTGATTCGAATCAATTACGACGCCCACAATGGCTTCCCCTACACGCCGGTTGGTCGCATCCTGATCGAGCGCGGCATCATCCCGCGCGAAGAGATGTCGATGCACCGCATCCGCGACTGGATGGACGCCAACCCCGACGGCGCCAAGGAGCTGCGGCGGGCAAACCGCTCGTATGTGTTCTTCCGCAAGGTCGAACTGAAGGACGACGATGAAGCGATCGGGGCCCAAGGCGTGCCGCTCACCCCAGGCCGCTCGATCGCCATCGACAAGGGTCTGCATGTCTACGGCACGCCTTTCTTTATTACGGGCGAACTGCCGATCGAATCCCCGACCGCGAAGACAGCGTTTCGGCGGTTGATGATCGGCCAGGACACCGGCTCGGCGATCGTCGGCCCGGCGCGGGCCGACCTGTATTTCGGCGCTGGTGCTGAGGCGGGCGCGGTGGCAGGACGGATCCGTCATCCGATCGCGTTCGCCATGCTGGTGCCGAAGGGTCTCGATCCGGTCGCGCGCGCCCGCAGTCTGCCGGTGCCCGAGCCGCGGCCGCCCGCCAAAACCAACAAACCCGCGGCGACGCCATCGAAATCCGGTGGTAGAGACGGAGCCACGACAGTTCCGACACCAGATAGCCGGCCGGCTACCGAGCCGTCACGGCCGACTGGTCATCGGCACCGCTCGCATCACTCTCGGCACCATCGCCACCTGCGCTGACCTCGATGAAACGTATCATTCCGCCGCTCGACCCGCCGATGTCGCGCCGCAAGCGCAGCTTGACCGAGGATGAACGGGCGCTGTGGGACGGTGTGGCGCGACAGATCAAGCCGCTGCGCGGCCGGCCGCGGCTGATCAAGGTCGAGATTGCCGATCCGCAGGCCCTCGTGCCGGCCATCAAGCCGGCGCCGGTGGCGCCGCCGCAACCGCTCAAGCGTACCGCGAAACCATCGCTCCCAACCGCCCCGCCGCCGCTCGCCACGCTGGGCCGGCGCGAGCGGGCGCATCTGTCGCGTGGCCGCAAGGACATCGACGCGCGGATCGATCTGCATGGGATGACCCAGGCCCGTGCCCATCATGCACTACTGTATTTCCTGCAGCGCGCCAGTCACGACGGGCTCGGCTTCGTGCTGGTGATCACCGGCAAGGGCAAGAGCGGCGACACCGAACGCGGCGTGCTCCGCCGCCAGGTGCCACAATGGCTCGCCCTTCCCGAATTCCGCGCCTATGTGGTCGGTTTCGACGAAGCCCACATTGGCCACGGCGGCGAAGGCGCGTTGTACGTGCGGGTGCGGCGGGCACGCGGTTAGTTCGCAAAGCACGGGGTGTTCATCGGCCGACGCGCCCCCGTTTCCAACGTCATCACCCGCGCATGCGGGTGATCCAGTCTCCCAGAGAGGTCGTTACTTGGACGCAGACGCTCTGCGATACTGGGTCGCCCGGACGAGCCGGGCGATGACG from the Rhodopseudomonas palustris genome contains:
- a CDS encoding murein transglycosylase A, producing MGPAAAPDVRGARRAALAGCVLAAALLSVLGEADARSRHHHSGARSVSKFAEHHAKYPHPLWPLEIPGGQYLPVAWSEIHGWDSDDQLAALKTFRVSCRPILAAGRAPLIDKPLGGSLWEPCHAARSAHLTTAAEARAFFEQHFVPLQISRLGEPLGFVTGYYEPVIEGSPVKTDDYVVPVYRRPSNLFVRGYKQEAALPNGGPVFRKIGRRKLVPYYDRGEIEDGAIDGRGLEICWLKSQTDLLFAQIQGSARIKLPDGRVIRINYDAHNGFPYTPVGRILIERGIIPREEMSMHRIRDWMDANPDGAKELRRANRSYVFFRKVELKDDDEAIGAQGVPLTPGRSIAIDKGLHVYGTPFFITGELPIESPTAKTAFRRLMIGQDTGSAIVGPARADLYFGAGAEAGAVAGRIRHPIAFAMLVPKGLDPVARARSLPVPEPRPPAKTNKPAATPSKSGGRDGATTVPTPDSRPATEPSRPTGHRHRSHHSRHHRHLR
- a CDS encoding Smr/MutS family protein; this translates as MKRIIPPLDPPMSRRKRSLTEDERALWDGVARQIKPLRGRPRLIKVEIADPQALVPAIKPAPVAPPQPLKRTAKPSLPTAPPPLATLGRRERAHLSRGRKDIDARIDLHGMTQARAHHALLYFLQRASHDGLGFVLVITGKGKSGDTERGVLRRQVPQWLALPEFRAYVVGFDEAHIGHGGEGALYVRVRRARG